In Carnobacterium sp. CP1, the following are encoded in one genomic region:
- a CDS encoding ABC transporter permease, whose product MNLEISNTSLLLATGLVLVALGVVYKEKLDLGKDILWGVFRAVVQLFAVGYVLGYVFKLDNTIVTLAMSLVIVFNASYNAAKRSQGIPGAFKTSFIAILTATALTLVILLFSGSIAFSPSQVVPISGMIASNSMIAIGICYRNLNSKFTDQRQQILEKLALGADLKQASISIVRDSIKAGMSPTIDSAKTLGLVSLPGMMSGLMFAGVDPTQAIKYQIMVTFMLLSTTSIASVIASYRAYKGFYNERKQLIG is encoded by the coding sequence ATGAATTTAGAAATCAGCAACACCTCATTGTTACTGGCAACAGGATTAGTGTTGGTTGCACTGGGGGTTGTTTACAAAGAAAAGCTTGATTTAGGAAAAGACATTCTATGGGGCGTTTTTCGCGCTGTCGTCCAATTATTTGCAGTCGGTTATGTACTTGGATATGTTTTCAAGTTGGACAACACCATAGTCACGCTGGCCATGTCATTGGTTATTGTTTTTAATGCTTCCTACAATGCTGCTAAAAGAAGTCAAGGGATTCCGGGAGCGTTTAAAACATCTTTTATTGCAATTTTAACTGCGACTGCTTTGACATTGGTTATCCTGTTATTTTCAGGCTCCATTGCATTCAGCCCTTCTCAAGTCGTTCCGATATCCGGAATGATTGCCAGCAACTCAATGATTGCAATCGGAATTTGCTATCGAAATCTGAATAGTAAATTTACCGACCAGCGTCAGCAGATACTAGAAAAATTAGCACTGGGAGCGGACTTAAAACAAGCTTCCATTTCAATTGTCCGAGACAGTATTAAAGCGGGAATGTCCCCGACGATCGATTCAGCTAAGACGCTTGGCTTAGTCAGTTTGCCAGGGATGATGTCAGGGTTGATGTTTGCTGGAGTTGATCCGACACAAGCCATAAAATACCAAATCATGGTGACATTTATGTTGCTCTCAACGACTAGTATCGCTTCGGTTATAGCCAGTTATCGAGCCTATAAAGGTTTCTATAATGAACGAAAACAACTAATTGGTTAA
- a CDS encoding CBS domain-containing protein translates to MELSERQKEIIEIVKKNEPITGENIAGLLGFSRSTLRPDLSLLTLSELLIAKPKVGYFYNAHRVEPFIIKDIKEKKVEDVMSVPVIVSSDTSIQDTIIKMFLEDAGSIYITEQHHLVGIVSRKDLLKTVMGKMNIEEIPISMAMTRVPNIAYVLSGDSVEFATKKLLEHEVDSLPVIESTDGNGPRPLKVIGKFSKTLVSRLFLNIINNEI, encoded by the coding sequence ATGGAACTAAGCGAACGTCAAAAAGAAATTATTGAGATAGTAAAAAAGAATGAACCGATTACAGGGGAAAATATCGCTGGATTACTAGGATTCTCTCGCTCAACGTTAAGACCCGATTTATCACTCCTGACATTAAGTGAATTGTTGATTGCGAAACCTAAAGTAGGGTACTTTTACAATGCCCATAGAGTAGAGCCATTTATAATAAAGGATATAAAGGAAAAAAAAGTAGAAGATGTTATGAGTGTTCCCGTAATCGTCAGCTCCGATACATCCATTCAAGATACTATAATAAAAATGTTTTTAGAAGATGCAGGCTCGATTTATATCACAGAACAACACCATCTTGTTGGGATCGTCTCTAGGAAAGACTTATTAAAAACAGTGATGGGGAAAATGAATATTGAGGAAATACCGATTAGTATGGCCATGACTAGAGTACCGAATATTGCCTATGTACTTAGTGGTGACTCGGTTGAGTTCGCTACAAAAAAACTTTTAGAACATGAAGTTGATAGTCTTCCGGTCATAGAATCTACTGATGGAAATGGACCGAGGCCGTTAAAAGTAATTGGCAAATTTTCAAAAACTTTAGTTAGCCGCTTATTCTTGAACATTATCAATAATGAAATTTAG
- a CDS encoding YtnP family quorum-quenching lactonase → MDTLDFYNMRLTWMDGGITSMDGGAMFGVVPKPLWSRKYPFNEKNQIELPTDSILIQYQGKNYMIDAGVGKGKLTDRQKRNFGVREETEIQQSLAEVGLTVEDIDFLLMTHLHFDHAGGLTHIENEELVSTFPNATIYVNAIEWDEIRNPNIRSKSTYWKENWEPIQHQVTTYQDSFEVVPGIEMIHTGGHSAGHAIIKLTQENETMLHMADIMPTHAHQNPLWVLAYDDYPMTSVFSKEKWMKEAYENQYSFVFYHDAYYRMMKWDKTGKEVVDSLKRSKKAYITFD, encoded by the coding sequence ATGGATACTTTGGATTTTTATAATATGAGATTGACTTGGATGGATGGTGGAATCACCTCAATGGATGGTGGAGCGATGTTTGGCGTTGTACCTAAGCCATTGTGGTCGCGTAAATATCCATTTAACGAAAAAAACCAAATTGAATTACCGACGGATTCGATACTTATTCAATATCAAGGCAAAAACTATATGATCGATGCTGGAGTAGGGAAAGGAAAGCTGACAGATAGACAAAAACGCAATTTTGGAGTAAGAGAAGAGACAGAAATACAACAAAGTCTAGCTGAAGTAGGTCTAACAGTTGAGGATATAGATTTCTTATTGATGACTCATTTGCATTTCGATCATGCAGGCGGCTTGACGCATATTGAAAATGAAGAATTGGTTTCTACTTTTCCTAACGCGACTATCTATGTTAATGCAATTGAATGGGACGAGATAAGAAATCCGAATATTCGCTCTAAAAGTACTTACTGGAAAGAAAACTGGGAGCCTATTCAACACCAGGTCACAACGTATCAGGATTCGTTTGAAGTTGTTCCGGGAATTGAGATGATTCATACCGGAGGCCACAGTGCGGGACATGCAATTATCAAGTTGACACAAGAAAATGAAACCATGCTTCATATGGCAGACATTATGCCAACACATGCTCACCAAAATCCGTTATGGGTGTTAGCTTACGATGATTACCCAATGACTTCTGTCTTTAGCAAAGAAAAATGGATGAAAGAAGCGTATGAGAACCAATACAGCTTTGTTTTTTATCACGATGCATATTACCGGATGATGAAATGGGATAAAACAGGTAAAGAAGTAGTAGATTCTTTAAAAAGAAGTAAAAAAGCTTATATTACATTTGATTAA
- a CDS encoding pyruvate, water dikinase regulatory protein, which produces MKPAAIYLISDSIGETGEQVVHSILSQYSLEVENIKKYTHILTKNMLDAVLISISQERNVVVFYTLVQEELRQHLTDFAEKQNFLLVDILGNGLAAIAQATSLKPLGEPGIIRKMDREYFNRIEAIEFSVRYDDGKDPRGILKADLVILGVSRTSKTPLSMYLANKNIRVANVPLFPESEPPKEIYQISPTKVIGLTNTPEKLNSIRKERLKTLGLPQNASYAEMNRILEELEYADKIMKRIGCLVIDVSNNAIEETANLIFDYMKKTNTALINKNES; this is translated from the coding sequence ATGAAACCAGCAGCAATTTATCTTATTTCTGACTCGATAGGGGAAACTGGTGAGCAAGTCGTACACTCTATCCTTTCTCAGTATTCGTTAGAAGTGGAGAACATCAAAAAATATACCCATATATTAACTAAAAATATGTTAGATGCGGTGCTTATCAGTATCTCTCAAGAAAGAAATGTGGTTGTCTTTTATACATTGGTTCAAGAAGAATTAAGACAGCACTTAACTGATTTTGCTGAAAAACAGAACTTTCTTTTAGTGGATATCTTAGGAAACGGATTGGCTGCTATAGCGCAAGCGACCTCTTTAAAACCATTGGGAGAACCAGGCATCATCCGGAAAATGGATCGAGAATATTTTAACCGAATTGAAGCAATCGAATTTTCTGTTCGATATGATGATGGGAAAGACCCCAGAGGCATATTAAAAGCCGATTTAGTGATTTTAGGAGTATCTAGGACTTCTAAAACGCCTTTATCTATGTACTTAGCAAATAAAAATATTCGCGTTGCAAATGTTCCACTTTTTCCTGAATCTGAACCGCCAAAAGAAATTTACCAAATTTCACCAACTAAAGTTATTGGTTTGACCAATACTCCTGAAAAGCTAAACAGTATAAGAAAAGAGCGGTTAAAGACTTTAGGATTGCCGCAAAATGCTAGTTATGCTGAAATGAACCGTATTTTGGAAGAACTAGAGTACGCTGATAAAATCATGAAAAGAATTGGTTGTTTAGTTATAGATGTCTCTAATAACGCCATAGAAGAAACGGCGAACTTGATTTTTGATTATATGAAAAAAACAAATACTGCTCTAATCAATAAAAATGAAAGTTAG
- the ppdK gene encoding pyruvate, phosphate dikinase codes for MTEKYVYNFNEGKKEMKELLGGKGANLAEMTKIALPVPSGFTLTTESCNRFFVEDQVIWTGLEMEINDHLKELEQSTGKKFSDMENPLLLSVRSGAAHSMPGMMDTVLNLGLNDHSVIGLAKATSNERFAYDSYRRFIQMFSDVVMEIPKIHFESILEEAKRKQGVALDKELDGNDLKEIVKKYKEVYLQETGEDFPQEPMVQLILAIKAVFASWNNPRAVFYREMHGISKLNGTAVNVQAMVFGNKGESSGTGVAFTRNPGNGEKKLFGEFLLNAQGEDVVAGVRTPNELAELKDLMPKVYQQLEIAAKNLESHYKDMQDIEFTIENGELFLLQTRNGKRTAHAAITIAVDLHEEGKITKEEALLRIDPQQLNQLLHPNFDEKAAAQATVLAKGLAASPGAASGRIYFTAEAVEAAYEKGIKSILVRQETSPEDISGMVKSEGILTARGGMTSHAAVVARGMGKCCIAGCTEMKVNEEEKIVKYKGGVLSEGDVISLDGTTGTVYLGEIEKSKPTLGGKFTKLMEWIDETKTMAVRANADTPEDAKQALEFYAEGIGLIRTEHMFFKEGRISSFRRMILAETVEERAKALNEILPMQKNDFYQIYEVMGELPVTIRLLDPPLHEFMPVKEEEIRQLAETMSLSLEELNGRINELHEVNPMLGHRGVRLGITYPEISRMQVRAIMEAALEHKSDKNSDIQPEIMIPLISDVKELSYIKAEIEDEIQKVFIEKGKSLAYHIGTMIEVPRAALTADKIAEEADFFSFGTNDLTQMGFGFSRDDSGGFISEYMNKNIFENGPFDTIDQEGIGQLVEMAVERGRITKPNFKIGICGEHGGDPASIEFFQRLGINYVSCSPFRVPIARLAAAQAAINDR; via the coding sequence ATGACTGAAAAATACGTTTATAACTTTAATGAGGGTAAAAAAGAAATGAAAGAATTACTTGGCGGAAAAGGGGCTAACTTAGCTGAAATGACGAAGATAGCACTACCTGTCCCTTCAGGATTCACTTTAACTACAGAAAGTTGTAACCGTTTTTTTGTTGAAGATCAAGTTATTTGGACTGGTTTAGAAATGGAAATCAATGATCATTTAAAAGAACTAGAGCAGTCGACGGGGAAAAAATTTTCAGACATGGAAAACCCGCTGCTTTTATCTGTTCGATCAGGAGCAGCTCATTCTATGCCAGGTATGATGGATACAGTTCTAAATTTGGGGTTGAATGATCATTCGGTCATTGGGCTGGCTAAAGCAACGTCTAATGAGCGCTTTGCTTATGATAGCTACCGCCGTTTTATACAAATGTTCTCAGATGTTGTCATGGAAATCCCTAAAATACATTTTGAATCCATCTTGGAAGAAGCTAAAAGGAAGCAGGGAGTTGCATTAGACAAAGAACTTGATGGAAATGATTTAAAAGAAATCGTTAAAAAATACAAAGAAGTGTATTTACAAGAAACTGGCGAAGACTTTCCGCAAGAACCCATGGTGCAGCTGATACTTGCTATCAAAGCAGTGTTTGCCTCTTGGAATAATCCAAGAGCAGTATTTTATAGAGAAATGCACGGGATATCTAAATTGAATGGTACTGCTGTCAATGTACAAGCAATGGTATTTGGAAACAAAGGAGAATCTTCTGGGACAGGAGTAGCTTTTACTAGAAACCCTGGAAACGGCGAAAAAAAATTATTTGGCGAGTTTTTATTAAATGCACAGGGCGAAGATGTTGTTGCAGGCGTTCGTACACCAAATGAGTTAGCAGAACTAAAAGATCTGATGCCCAAAGTGTATCAACAATTAGAAATAGCAGCAAAAAATCTTGAAAGCCATTACAAAGATATGCAAGATATTGAATTTACCATTGAAAATGGAGAACTTTTTTTATTGCAGACCCGAAACGGAAAAAGAACGGCACATGCAGCCATCACTATTGCCGTTGATTTACACGAAGAAGGAAAAATTACTAAAGAAGAAGCTTTGTTAAGAATTGATCCCCAACAATTAAATCAATTGCTGCACCCGAATTTTGACGAAAAAGCTGCCGCTCAAGCAACGGTTTTGGCAAAAGGGCTTGCGGCTTCACCGGGAGCAGCTTCAGGAAGAATTTATTTTACTGCTGAAGCAGTAGAAGCAGCCTATGAAAAGGGAATAAAATCTATTTTAGTGAGACAAGAAACATCTCCTGAAGACATCTCTGGGATGGTTAAATCAGAAGGGATTTTGACAGCCAGAGGAGGGATGACTTCTCATGCTGCCGTAGTGGCTCGTGGAATGGGGAAATGCTGTATCGCCGGCTGTACAGAAATGAAGGTCAATGAAGAGGAAAAGATTGTCAAATACAAGGGCGGCGTGTTAAGTGAAGGAGACGTTATTTCGTTAGATGGCACAACTGGGACCGTTTATCTCGGTGAAATAGAAAAAAGCAAGCCGACTTTAGGAGGCAAGTTCACCAAGCTGATGGAATGGATTGATGAAACCAAAACAATGGCTGTTCGTGCCAATGCGGATACACCAGAAGATGCGAAACAAGCCTTAGAATTTTATGCTGAAGGCATCGGACTTATCAGAACCGAGCATATGTTTTTTAAAGAAGGGCGAATTTCTTCATTCAGAAGAATGATTTTAGCTGAAACGGTTGAAGAGCGAGCAAAAGCGTTGAATGAGATATTGCCTATGCAAAAAAATGATTTTTATCAAATCTATGAGGTCATGGGAGAGCTTCCAGTAACGATCCGCTTGTTAGACCCACCTTTACATGAATTCATGCCTGTTAAAGAAGAGGAAATTCGCCAGTTAGCTGAAACGATGTCCTTGAGTTTAGAAGAGTTAAACGGACGCATAAATGAATTGCATGAAGTTAATCCAATGTTGGGACACCGGGGGGTTCGATTAGGAATAACTTATCCTGAAATCAGCAGAATGCAAGTAAGGGCCATTATGGAAGCTGCTTTAGAACATAAGTCGGATAAAAACAGCGACATTCAACCAGAAATCATGATTCCGCTTATCAGCGATGTAAAAGAATTGTCTTATATCAAAGCAGAAATAGAAGATGAAATCCAAAAAGTGTTCATTGAGAAAGGCAAGTCACTTGCTTATCACATTGGAACAATGATCGAAGTTCCTCGAGCTGCACTGACAGCTGATAAAATTGCCGAGGAAGCCGATTTCTTTAGTTTTGGAACTAACGATTTAACTCAGATGGGGTTTGGTTTTTCAAGAGACGACTCTGGTGGTTTTATTTCGGAATACATGAATAAAAATATTTTTGAAAACGGACCCTTTGATACCATTGATCAAGAAGGTATCGGTCAGCTAGTTGAAATGGCTGTCGAGAGAGGACGCATCACCAAACCGAATTTCAAAATAGGTATTTGCGGGGAGCATGGCGGGGATCCTGCATCTATTGAATTTTTCCAAAGACTGGGAATAAATTATGTCTCTTGTTCTCCATTCCGTGTACCCATTGCACGTCTGGCAGCTGCCCAAGCAGCGATTAACGATCGTTAG
- a CDS encoding 2-dehydropantoate 2-reductase has translation MKIAIAGSGALGCGFGYMMQKNGNDVTLIDFWEDHIKAIQKNGLTITVNGKEDNIDIPIGKPADIKDTFDAVFIFTKSMGLRHMLEEIKHLLSEDTKVICLLNGLGHAKTIAEYIPEKNIIMGTTVWTGGLDAPGKTHFMGEGPVEVQNADINEKESTLQIVKMMADSGLNGVYSQDVHFTTWRKACVNGTMNALCSLLDCNIKELFATSEHEDLIKEIVSEFSLVAETEGVHLDVEETVSYLKATAEKVGAHYPSMHQDLQNKRLTEIDFLNGTVAKEAENKGLNAPYSKLITQLIHAKEDILGIKR, from the coding sequence ATGAAAATAGCAATTGCGGGTTCTGGAGCTTTAGGTTGTGGATTTGGTTATATGATGCAAAAAAATGGAAACGACGTTACTTTGATAGACTTTTGGGAAGATCACATTAAAGCCATTCAAAAAAACGGTTTGACTATAACTGTAAATGGAAAAGAAGACAACATTGACATTCCCATAGGAAAACCTGCTGACATTAAAGACACATTCGATGCTGTGTTTATTTTCACTAAATCAATGGGCTTACGTCATATGTTAGAAGAAATTAAACACTTGCTGTCAGAAGATACTAAGGTTATCTGTTTATTAAATGGATTGGGACATGCTAAGACAATTGCTGAATACATTCCAGAAAAAAATATCATTATGGGTACGACTGTTTGGACAGGTGGGCTAGATGCGCCAGGGAAAACACATTTCATGGGTGAAGGTCCTGTTGAAGTCCAAAATGCGGATATCAACGAAAAAGAAAGTACCCTTCAAATAGTGAAAATGATGGCCGATAGCGGGTTGAACGGTGTCTATAGTCAAGATGTTCATTTTACAACATGGAGAAAAGCTTGCGTCAATGGCACAATGAACGCTTTGTGTTCCCTACTAGATTGCAATATTAAAGAGTTGTTCGCAACTTCTGAACATGAAGACCTGATCAAAGAAATCGTCAGTGAATTTTCTCTTGTGGCGGAAACTGAAGGTGTCCATTTAGACGTAGAAGAAACGGTTAGCTACTTGAAAGCGACAGCAGAAAAAGTTGGAGCTCATTATCCTTCTATGCATCAAGACTTGCAGAATAAACGTCTGACCGAAATTGACTTTTTGAATGGTACAGTAGCAAAAGAAGCAGAAAATAAAGGATTAAACGCTCCTTATAGTAAATTGATCACTCAATTGATTCATGCCAAAGAAGATATTCTAGGCATCAAGCGTTAA
- a CDS encoding ABC transporter ATP-binding protein: protein MSKPIIKLTQLSFKANDNLILNDINLSIEEGEFVTITGPSGSGKSTLLKIMASMISQTAGSIDYQGKRLEEYDPIAYRKEVSYCFQTAVLFGKTVQENLSFPYEIRQETFNSEKAAAYLMKVGLNKTYLTKNINDLSGGEKQRIALVRNLLITPKVLLLDEVTSALDAENQFIVRHLIREMNQTEGITVLWVTHNADEIAESDRVIQIVNGEAEEKR, encoded by the coding sequence ATGAGCAAACCGATTATTAAATTGACTCAACTGAGTTTTAAAGCAAATGATAACTTGATTTTAAATGACATCAATCTTTCCATTGAAGAAGGAGAATTTGTGACGATTACCGGACCATCTGGCAGCGGAAAAAGTACGCTTTTAAAAATAATGGCTTCTATGATCTCGCAAACGGCCGGCTCAATAGACTATCAAGGTAAGCGTCTGGAAGAGTATGATCCGATTGCGTACCGTAAAGAAGTTTCTTATTGTTTTCAGACAGCGGTATTGTTTGGGAAAACCGTTCAGGAAAACCTGTCTTTTCCTTATGAAATCAGACAAGAAACTTTTAACTCTGAAAAAGCCGCAGCTTATCTAATGAAGGTCGGATTGAATAAAACGTATTTGACAAAAAATATCAACGATCTGTCAGGTGGGGAAAAACAACGGATCGCTTTAGTGCGCAATTTGTTGATTACACCCAAGGTTCTATTGCTGGATGAAGTTACTAGTGCACTGGATGCGGAAAATCAATTTATCGTCAGACACTTGATTCGAGAAATGAATCAAACAGAAGGCATTACTGTATTGTGGGTCACACATAACGCTGACGAAATTGCAGAATCAGACCGTGTCATCCAGATTGTCAATGGAGAAGCGGAGGAAAAAAGATGA